In the Limanda limanda chromosome 15, fLimLim1.1, whole genome shotgun sequence genome, CAGCACACACATGTTTCTTAACCCCACATTAAGCAAACAGGAACAGAATAACCAAACTGGATCTGGTGCTAATTAGGTCTCTGCAAATTTCAACATGGAAAGACGTTACCACACTTCCTCTCTGCCCATCAGGTGGGAGAATCACAATATTTTATAATCAGTGTGGatgggttttatttgttttaggtGCCTGAGCCCATGCAGCTTGAGGCCGTGCACTTTTTTCAGCAGAGGTTCTGTAATGGATACGCTCGCATTGCTTGTTGGCCTAATCCCACATGCAGGCATACTTGACAATGATGCCGGGACCCTCGATACTATATCCACACTCCACAGTGGGTCTGTGTTCGCCGTGGACCCGTCCGCAGTGTTTTTGAACTGACATATTGGGGAGGAAAGCCTGTCTTGATATCTGAGTAGGCAGCCCATAATTATCGCACACCTGTGTTTGTTGATTGTGAGGAGTTTCCCAGCGGTCCGGGGCCGAGTGGGAGGATTGTGGTTCCAAGCACACGGAGGTTTATCTTGGCCTTGAGACACACGTGAGGTGCAGCCCCGGCCCCACGGCAGCGGCATGCTGTGGCCGCTGATCACACCGAGCGTGGCGCGCAGCCTGGGAATTAGAGCCAGCGAGGCCTTTCATGACCGGCCCCCTGCGCCACGAGACAGTTTAGAATAGCCCTCAACAGCTGCGGTTTTTAAAAAGCCAATaccaacactttttttttggttCAGACCGATAACTGATATTTCATGTGGGAATTCAAGGGATACTGAAAATCTGCAGATAGTACTATTAGCAGTCgtattaaaacaaatacaattatgCAAATATGTTTTCAGTTCAAGGGTTGTCTATTATATTGaacatttaattatattaattaaaCTGTACCACAAtggagcccacacacacacacacacacacacattcttagaTTTATATTGACTGGTTTCCTATAGGACATTGTCACGGGCCCTAGAACACAGAGACTGCATCTCATTAGCATGTGTAGACTCCTTGGTTGCCCTGCAACATGGCTTTGCAATTTCCCAATTGCTTGTTGTTGCATTTCTGAACAAAGGCCAGATTTGTGCAAATGCCACTTCATTTTGCTCAGAGTGAAGGCATAAATCCCATTACTTCCAGTTGAAGAAGCAGAGAGGTTAAACAAATAGAAGCTTCGCAGCAGCCTGAAATGCTCTATATtattcagcagcagcccgtctcTTGCGTTCAGTTTGCAGAGAATAATGTTTATCCTCTGAATGATAAATTGCATTCTCACTTGTGTCAGGAAAAAGTTCAAATGATTTAAGCCCCGGCATTTGTGTGTAGCCTTTGGATTAGTCTGCTCAAATTAGCCTTTTCACTGGTGTCCACAAAGAAGTAGGTAGAGCACATTAGAGAGGATGTGGGcaatttttttccatttgtcgTATTGTTTGATAGTGTAAGGACTTTTACTGCTTCCTGGCTTTGTAAACCCATCTTCCTGAATTATGTGTAATCAATTCACAATTTTTCACACTTGTTATATAAATTGTCTCGTCGAATTGGCTCAGCCTAagctctcatctcctctcactACAGCTGGTATTCCCTGCAGTCCAGGCcgggaaagaagaggaaagaacgAGGCCGCATCCAAGTCAGCATCCAGTTCATGAGGAACAACATGACGGCCAGCATGTTTGACCTCTCCATGAAGGAGAAGCCACGCTCGCCTTTCTCTAAGCTTAAAGACAAGATGAAAGGTCGTAAACATGACAGTGGCTTCGGTGACACGTCTTCAGCCATCCTGCCTCGCTCCGCCGCATGTGACCTGGAGCCCGACCATCAGTCGCTTGGTCCAGACCCACAGACCAAGCCTGAAACAAAGGTGAAGAGGCCGCTACTCGCTGGGGGCCATAAACTCTCTGCGGCCCATTCCATGTCCGATCTCATTGGCACACCCTCCCGATCCAAACAGGACTCAACAGAAGAAAGTGGTGAGGACCAAAGcattaatattttttatcttgttACACCAGTTTGATTTActatagctgttttcagacatgacctacaGGTAAGATCCAAAGAAGTGACtacagagtttacccagagtttgcctttcacacatgcacaacacagcgaaaggttttctgcacagacgcattcacaacagcaacaaatcctccacattattcaggagagaggtggagcagccaggtgcagcaggcagaggcaggaagtgacctaTTAACTCTGCTATGACTTTCACACAGACACCGTTGTACAGGTCTTATCACCTCAAACTCAATTGACATGTTCAtcggtgtcttctacatgtttgTCACCGcaagatatttgttttttgttttttttaattttggaaCCGACTCCTGTTGAaagcgtcatcaaccccccccactcactAGCGGTGAATCCAgcggggatcccctgctgtgttgaCACATccacttctcctggatttctacagacATTATACTAGGACGCAAGGCGTATAAATTGCGGAAcgtctcactcagacatttgcattcacacatgttCTTCCTCCAGAGAAAAATACAGAGTAAccgcagagttcagtgcatgtctgaaagcagcttatatGTTATGTTTTCCACACATACATAATGGGTAGACTTTCATCAATGCGTGGTGCATGCTAGCAGGCTTTTTGaaataaagatgattagtgatACGAGCAAATAAATTGTTGCTAAATATTTGTAGATATAAAAGTCCTCATTCTCCTAAAATGAGACAATGTTGTTATATTGGTAGTAGGTTTTCATTGTGTTGTCTCAGAACCAATTTTTTTAGTAATATACCTTCTCTAAATTAAGTATCTTTAGACTTCTTAACTTGTGACTGCATCCTCTTAACGTAAGATATGGTGCAGTTTTTATTGGCCATCAGAAGGGGTCTTGGAGCTATAGATACGTTGATTAACAGAAAGGGATATcaacatatttataaatatgtagTAGTATGGGTCGTTAATagatacctctgccaaggaagtcatgttttcacccctgtccatttgtttgttggtttgtatgtttgcttGTAGGcaagattacacacaaaaaGTGGAAGGATGCACTATGGGTTAGGGAAAATGAGGTAGGATTAAAACTTGGCATTGATCTTTAACAAAAGGTGGATCAACGTTTTAtcactttaacattgtgagagtaGGGTaggttgtttttacatttttactgatttcccagggaatcattTGTTGAtcgtgataaaaaaaaaatctggcatgtttaggggagtgatatctacgagtgtgtgaaatttgccGCAGCTTAACTGAATTCAAGAGAACTGTTTGGCCTCGGCAAatgtatgcactctactgatcTAAGTTGCTAAACATTAGAAAACTGAACTTTCAAACTCCACCAGCTCCCATGTGcaacctctgtctctgtgtcagtgTCCCTTACACTAATGTGAACAATCATCAAGATTTTCACAACTACAACACTAGAGAGATCCAACAGATTTGGCCAGTTAAAAAATCACACATTATGCAAAACCCAATGACAATAATACAAAATGCTCTTCTGCTCTAATATAGAAGCTTAATCTTTTTTGCTACCATCTTGCAttgaaaatcaaattaaaaatccaAAGTAAATCTTTATCTGGAGATATCCGGTGGTAAGTGTTGTTGTCAAGTTAAAGTAGTACAAATTCTATTTATAGTTTCACCAATAAGTGTCATAAGAAATCATGCAACAATCAGAATTGTCTGATATTCATTGCGATCAACCCAATTTTTGCTCACTAAATGTGCACATAATCAAATCACAAAGGCAAAAGAATAAGCATGACTCAGCTCACTGTTTTTGCCTTAAACGAGCACCATCAGATCTTCAGGTTCTGTCACAAAGATCCCATGAATTAAACAGAATAGTAGAATTTGTTAAGCATTTTAAGAGTGTGATTAGTTCTCTCcatagaaatgttttttttttttttatcacaactTTATCCTAAGTTGATATCATGCTTTTGATTTCTAATCACGGAGTACAGGTGGACCTCACAGGCGTTCCCAGAGCGAGGTGCCAGGCTATCAGGACGGTGAGGCACACAGTGACCCTTTTACTGATATCAGTGACACCCTGCCACAGAAGTATGCCACGCTCCCACGCAACCGCAACCCATTTGAGGGGGAGCAAGGGCAGCTGTGGGACCGCGGAGAGcggaaggagaaaaaagagaaggtcAGCTTACTGGAACGCGTGACGGGAAAGAAGGAAGGCCGCAAGACCAACAGCGATGGCCGATCAGGCAGCTCTGGTGACCTGCGTTCCCCCAACCCCTTCAGCGGTGACCCACAAACAGAAACTAACCCCTTCACCTCCAACTACAAAGCCCGGTAGTTACCATTTTTTTGTTTACTCTGTTCCAATACTGATACCAGGAAATTACTCCAATATTAATGAAACTTCTATGTCGGGTATCGACGGGTAAGTATATCAATCTACCGATCTGATaccacaaaaatgtatattggTTTCACCCAGATAATACTGCAATTTTCCTTCCCCAGCAGTTGCGTTGTACTTTCCAGTAGTGTAGCGTTAACCTGAGGTAGTACAAATATCAGCAGTTTGTTGATATTTCACACTAGATAGTCCCACAAATATAACTAGAACTTGTACAGTGTGCAATAACTAAGTTTCAGGTTTACCTTCAACAAAGGGTTAGTACCAAACagctattaaaatatattaaacaagTTGTTACTTAAAAAATATACAGTGTTATCGGAACTGTATGGGGAAGGGAAAATTGTTTTGGAGCATCTTTGATAGATTCTCCTACAAAACAACTGATATTAAAGCAACCTTTCATGAATACACCATAATTTAAACACCACAACTTTAACCCATCAATGTGATAAAACATTGAATATCTGTTTGTCAACACAAGTTGAGCTCTTTCAGACTcaattttcaaaacaaagcatACCCAAATCTCTTAATTTTCAATTATCAAATATGTCTCTGCTCAATGAGAACAAATATAACCCAGAGACACAAAAATGGATTCAAGTCCAGTTCCTCATATGGAGCATACTTCCCCTTGCAGTAGTGACTGAAATGTTCCTCTGTCTGGTTAAAAATAATGTACAGAAAATGCTCATATGTATTTAAAGTTTCCTTTTCCTACATCTTCCGTTTATTAACATTTGCAAACCCTTGACACTTGTTCATAGTAGCTTTAACATGTAGATGACTAAGAAACTAGCTTCCTTATATGTTCCACTGAAATATCCTATTTTTCCAtgtcttcatttttttcttctacCTGCATGGGTAACATCTGTACAGCAGTGGATCTTATACATTTGCAGCCTCTCACTACTGTTTGTTCTTTATCCTTTTTCCATATATATCTCAAACTCCAAAAAGGGGATCCTGCTGCCACATGAGACAACCACTGCACTGCAGGATATTGGTTACTGCATTCTCGTAAAGTTTGAAATACCCCGTTGATTGAAATCTATCTGGTACACCCCCACTTCCCCCTCCTTATTCTGTTTTCAAGTATTGTTGTTTAAACATTTCCACAGAGCCGGTCTCCATCTATTTCCTATGATACATAAAGAGTTGGCGAGCGCTGTGGCTAAGTTCTGGTTTATCAGAGTGGAAGGTGTCATTAGTGGCTCTTTAGAGAGCCTGGGCTTGATAACAGAGCCCTCTGAGCTATAGTAATGAGATCCTCTGCAGAGATAGACCACCCAATTAACCACTTATCTCTAGAGGCTCTAGTCCATCATCTTTACTGCTGCCTTTGTCATGCAGTAGCTCAGTGGTCATTTATAATGTGGCGCAGGAACATAAAAAGGT is a window encoding:
- the LOC133020747 gene encoding rab11 family-interacting protein 2, translated to MSLGEQSQKWFPTHVQATVLQANGLQPKGKHGTNDGYTIIQLGKEKYSTSVAEKTLSPVWKEEASFELPGLLMEGNPEVYELCFIVMHRSLVGMDKFLGQRSINLNEIFDNKERKKTDWYSLQSRPGKKRKERGRIQVSIQFMRNNMTASMFDLSMKEKPRSPFSKLKDKMKGRKHDSGFGDTSSAILPRSAACDLEPDHQSLGPDPQTKPETKVKRPLLAGGHKLSAAHSMSDLIGTPSRSKQDSTEESGGPHRRSQSEVPGYQDGEAHSDPFTDISDTLPQKYATLPRNRNPFEGEQGQLWDRGERKEKKEKVSLLERVTGKKEGRKTNSDGRSGSSGDLRSPNPFSGDPQTETNPFTSNYKARYGKSPGKEDFTFGQKKKKDMQGKKNEPTKESVAAYSNLSFEEVVQDLIKQKEVVKKKDAHIRELEDYIDNLLVRVMEETPMILRTPYEQNKKAGKLNKK